Genomic window (Ananas comosus cultivar F153 linkage group 16, ASM154086v1, whole genome shotgun sequence):
TGTTTCTGTTACACCATCCTAACCatcgaaaaaaataatattgttcaattgttcaaataaataaatatatcattGGTTTGAATGTAAAAAGGACGACAAAAACCTGTAATGCCCTTTGAACAGGAGCAGCACCACGATACTGAGGCAGCAAACTTGGGTGGATATTAACTGTACCTATCAAACGCATGCCGAAGAAACAAGCTTACAGTAGAAATTTCAGCCTATTAGCTTTCAGTCTTTGATATCATATAGCTGCCATTCATTTGATTTCAGACAGAGAGTAGCAGCAACTATTGATAAAAAGCAGGTACCTTATTTTATTTCTGTAATGGAGCGAATTAAAAAAGCACAAacattatttaagaaaaaaaagttgagaagaGATATGCAGGATTTCAAGTGATAGCTTATCTAAATTTGCATATATCTTCTCTGAAAAGGCTAAATGAACGATACAACTGATGGCTTCATTATCTCTGTAGTCAACATATGAGAATGGTATGACGGAGCATGACAAATGCAACTcccaattaaattaattattatgtaaATTATATTAGGATAAAATTGTAACTCCTCATATCAGACTAAAATGGCATATAAATCATTGAGCTGCCCTATAATTATTGTACTACTATCGTGGTAAATATACTAAAGATCATATTATAAAGATCATATTATATGATTTTCTAACAATTCCACAATGAAAAATGTGAGCGGGTACCTATCATCAGATGTAAGATTAAGTAATAGTCAGCTTGTTAATGTAGTACTTCTGTATAATATAAAAcaccaaaaaaggaaaacatcACTAAAAGCAGGCATAACgcatcaaacaaaaaattactttttgtcATTTATTTTCGTGCaacacttttttcttttattaacaaTCTAACAAACATGCTTACCACATGATGGAATATCAAGAAACTTCTGAGGTAAAATATTTCCATAAGCCGCTGTGATACAAAGTTCTGGATTTAGGGCACTCAAATTAGACAGAAAAGCAACCTGCATAACAATGACGAATGTTATAGTTCTATCGTACAACAAACGACAGGTTCCATTTGCTCATAAATGAACATTTAGCACCAACATAAACAGTGGAAGATAATGCATTTAATCTACTACCGCAGCATGTCATgattaaaaagaagaaacaaggaACCAACTCAAAAGAGTTAAGGGCTTAATGGTTTTTTAAGACCAAAGATTGCTTGTGCCGCTTGTGTCATATCATACCATgaaaggttttaagtgcccgtcggcacgggccgtatccaccgtgccgacaaaataccggcacgatataaaccccgtgccgatggcacagctcaaaaccctctattttttaaattagtaaataatttcctcaataaagttcaaaagatgtgataaaaagacataataaatagttaaaatattttgttgctaaagaaaataaatatttcatgctattatgtgtcggcacacaagaatttttttgaccggcacgcaccaacacggctcggcacgcaccgtgtcgtaccgtgccgacaagtttccggcacgaccccgtgccacgtcACTTAAATCCTTGTCTACCAAGGCCGTGCCACCATGTGGCATGATGGGCTGTTTGGCCTAACTTCTGGAAAAGTGATTTATATAGAAGTAATTTTAGTTtggagaattgattttgatgaaaagCTGTAGAACGTTTGGCCGAATTTagataaaagtaatttttctgaaGTAATTTTCTAAAGCCgtttggcaaaaaaattttgatgcttgcatatattaatatttttactaaattttattttaaaataatttaaaatttaaattaaaattttaaagttggattaaaagtataatttttaattttcaaatttgcacaaaaattaaatttgaaatttcaaaattttaaatttaaaatttgaatttttaaatctaaatttaaatttttaatttagatgaTTCAATAAAACCCAAAGTATGATTCAATAAAAtagaaggtaaaaatgtataaacttAACCTGAACTTTGGTCTCTAccttttaacattttaattttggaACCCAACTCGAGATTAACAATCATCAAAAGTTAAGTCCAGGAAACATCCTCTCAGGATCTAACCACCTTAATAATGAAATCTTAGTTGGAGTACACTAGTCAAATACGGTTCGAAGCTACTGACTTTCCCAACTTAAAATTACAGCTGTGCTACAACAAATTATCAGTTCACTCCAGTTAAGTTCCTTTTGGCATGTAATAATAATGCAATCTTAGTCAGAATACAATAGTTAAGTACGGTAGCAGCTATCGACCTTCCCAACTCATGGTTGCAGCCGTCCTGAAACCATCAACAGGCTATTTTTGACTATGCCATAAAACCAATACAAAATTCAAGGGAATATTCTAGTCTCTGCTAGTGTTTTAAAAGGTACGAGCTGTGTCCCGGATCCTAGGCATAAAGCGCATTTGCTAGGCGTGTGCCACAAGAAGGTGAAAGGTAAGGCACATATTCACGCAAACTTTAAATAAAACACCCTTCATGTTTATCTAGTAATAATTTGGCTAGGTCAATAGCAACACTTCAAAAATAAGTTGTCACAAATCATTTCTAAGAAAACAACATTCAGAAAGAAATAACACAGAATTGCAAATAAAAATGGactttttttcaaaacaaccctataaaattttctaattgggtaaataaccctctgaaaaaaatttttgacaaaCTAACACTTCTTTTGCCATGTAGGAGCCACGTTggaattttctcttaaagacAGTAAACAatttcaccgccttcataaatACATTAACCGTCTTTCTAATTTCCCACAAAAGCGGTaaactattattttaaatagatttaaatatatgttgattatatgtaatgatatattgagaacaatAAGAATATCTGgactatattaaggaatatattctaatatgtattaacttgtataattgttttacatatgttcataaaaaatataatcaatcatataaaataatgattcaaaaagtatcaaaccaactatcatccaacttgatcaaatgataacaatagatatgtagtcgcacaaactagataattagccattcaatatatatgtatgttttgttagttttaataacaaaaaatatgctaacaatttaatagagaaggaaaatcatattttctattgcctttgttgcttaatgctagattgacaaattagatgaaagagaGTAAACAATGTGTGAAGATAGAACGAGAGGGAGTGTCTTCTACCATTCAAGAGcaaaaagatagatgaaatgacaaattgaacagagattggcgtttttctcactcttttccttcttttgaaTAGGTTCAGACgtgagcttttaaaaaaattttaagtttcgatcattttagaccaaaaaagaatCTGGCCGTGTCCCCCCCGCATCCTCCCGTATCCCTCACGTATCCGAGCCGTATCCgatgttcttttttattttttaaaaatgtcggatacttcattcccgtatcggacatgtatcgggcgcgtatcgaTATCCGATACGTATCAGATACGAgtacggcatgaaatttgaagtatctgTGCTTCATaggcggtaaatcattcaccgtcttttacttatttactgcttctttctatatcccatatataatcctaacaatctgaaaattctaacaatcacataaaactttcaacaaatcacatataatcttaacaacctgaaaatcctaataatccaTCCATACAAttataacaatcaaataaaaattctaataatccacatataatcctaacaatcaaattttCCATATAATCTACGTACAATTCTAATATTTATGAAGACGGTTAATCGTTACCCGTCttaatgaatgcggtgaatgattcacagTCTTTAAAAGGCCTCAGAGACTTTCAgaatgcggtgaacgattcaaTGCATTTTGGAAAAAATCCTACGTGGCTCCTACATGGTGAAGAGATGGTTAGTTTGCCAAACATAAATTTGGCAggatcaaggttttaagtgcccgtcggcacgggccgtatccaccgtgccgtaccgtgccaagaagataccggcacgatacagatcccGTGTCAAGGGCAcagttcaaaaccctctattctttaaactaataagtaatttcctcaataaagttcaaaagacgtgataaaaagacataataaatagttagaatattttgttgctaaagaaaataaatatttcatactattatgtgtcggcacacaaagaatttttttgaccggcacgcatcggcacggctcagCACGCACcgtaccgtaccgtgccagcaagtttccggcacgaccccgtgccacggcacttaaatccttgggcaggattatttcgcaaattacaaaattttagcgggttattttgtaaaaaagtccaataaaaatactAAGTGCTATTGCAAACTAGCaaaaataatgtgatataaGCAAAtattcctccttttttttcttcttttatgtgCCGCCATTGCTAAAAGCTGCCAAAGCTGTTGGCTCTACAGCCATTGCAACTCCTAGCACTAAGGCGCCACgtgcaaaaagaaagaaaggtggtgccaagagaaagagggagaggtttGGGAAAGTTTGTGAGAGATAATGTTGAAAGAAGGTTTATTTTTCATTCTAAATCCATTAAAGGTTACCAGATCCATTTAAAAAGAGGGACTGATTACATTAGGAGTACAgccattcaaaaaaaaaacacacattaAGACCATAATCTGCCGAGTCATGTGCATCAGCCTAGGCTAGTGCAGTGTGCCTCAAGGACCTGTTTGCTTGGGTGCAAGTGGAAAGGGTTGAAGTCGTTTTCGGGTGGAAATGGCTTCTGctgtttggttcgccgtaaCAAAGACACTGCTTAAACTTGATTTACCCAAAACAACGTAGTTTGACTTTGACCCATCCTGcaccgaagtcaattacgctagagagaggtgaaaaaaaaaaaaactagggcGAAGTCAGTTACGCTTGAGAGaggtgaaggaaaaaaaataatgaaaaactaCAGTAGGTAATGCtagcaaatttaaatatattcgtatggtactaattactcttttatttagttttccCACTTTAGCTGTTGTTGGATGCTAAGTGCCAGTAGTTTTGAGTTGAAATTAGTCCAGACTAAAGCGTCAGCCATCACGACTTCAATATCATTATTTCCGACAGTTTTGTGAAGATAAAATCACTGAGGGCTCCAAGCAGAGCAAGAGGTTCTTTTGTTTCCTCAATTCATGGGAAATTTTTCCCAATGTTTTTCAGCTTTAGGTCTAAACATTTAATtctagaataatataattttttattcaagttaTTCTATTCCTGACTACATTGGAGTTAGAGCATCAAGAGCTAACCTAATTGAATTTATGTTTGCATCATAGGCATGATGCACTTGTAAAAGGTAGACAATTAAAGAATCTGATGATACATCTGCTATCTTAAACAAGGAAAATTAAACAAGCAGACATAAGCGAGAACAACATCTAGGCATTAGAAACATAAGCCTGTACCTCCGCAGCTCGTTCGGGAGTGAATATGAGTTCACGAGGAAATCCCCTTTCCAGGGCAAGTTGCGCAACTGCCGAAGGCATCAACTTTCTTCCTCTATCCCGTGCAGcaggcggttgagtaacaattGCTGCAAGCTAAACCAAATCATTCTCAGTTTTCAACCAAGTGAACCAAACGCACAATTGGATACATTGATGATTGCCACATTTTAATTGTTAAACAACAAAAATTCTTGTCGTCGTTTGCAAACCAAATCGATCTTGTCATCATTGCATACCTTGCAACATAACCTGTAATCGAATATCAGAAGGCGTCCTTAAAAACCAAAAACaccaacaaaaattttaaaaaaaaaacaactaaaatattttGCTGAGAAACAAACCCTACAAATGTGTAGGCTGCAAGTACTTTGCCATCCATTTACAAACTTCATCACATAGTAATTTGTGTTTGATCGCACAAGTACTCAGCGTCAAAAGACATATCAAGAAAGACTTTAACACGATTAAATACGAAAAGAATGTGGATCAGGTAAAGGCACTAGATTTCCATTAACAACCCTACAAAGCACACCCTGCGTTCATGAGGAGTCCTACAATCATTAGAGCTTTCGGAATTAAACCAATATTAGTACgaaatacctgaaaaatggagTCGGGGTCCTCAGACGCAGCAAGTAATTTGTGCAGAACGGAGGCGGAGACCTGAAATGGCACACAGAGCTAAGAAAGTGCACAGAGAATAGGTGAGGAAAAggacacgagagagagagagagagagagagagagagaaagagagaaacctgGGGAGAGCCCAAGAAGACAAGGTTTTTCTTTCGCACTGCCGCTGCATCGAGCGCGGAGGCAGCTCCATTGCCAGAGCAGAGGAAGCGGCGCAGTGCAAGAGTGGAGTGTGGTGCCATCATCCGCCTTTTGTTCTATCTACGGATTGGATTCGTTACAAACCCGATTTCCTATGCGCTAATACCTataaaccatagttagttaattcggattcggcaaaaattcggtacggatataattcggataaaattcgccttctaatttttaaattcgttgaaaaaaagggctaaaaaacggattcgccaattattcggatacgtgatttatacggatattatacgttcaccaattaaaaattcgggatcaaaaactCGGCTATTAAattgtttttttctctcaagatttacactattagcataaatacttatattttttaagaatataagaataaagaactacaaaattaactaattaagtaaaaaaaaatataactatattatgcctcaaaataaaaaaaataattaagctaaATAAATGATCAAGATATCCATAATTTAAATGTAACAATATAAAAGGTTCACATACACACATAGTTAGAAACTAAAATCCAAGATAAACTGGCCACTTTAATAGTGCAACTACATATCTAAATTCTACAAGTCTAaacagtaaacaaataaaagatacataAAGTGTAGAAAACCCCACTGAGTCAATGTCCATAAAGCACATCCACAACAAAATTTCTCCTTTTGCAATGTGACAAATCATGAAATGATTATGGTATAATACAAAGAGTGTCCTGTCCCGAAGTTATTAAGATTATTTAGCTCTATTTGGTCCTCTTTGTGCATAACAGTAGAGGCACATTCATTAAGCACCAATCGAGCCATTGTGTATAAAAAAGTATCCATCAGATGACTAAAAGCTCCAAATTTTGCTTTGAAGAAGAAAACGTCAAATCGTAACctggtttgtaaagaaccacctCGATTGACTGATGCTATCGTTGGTATAGCGGAACGGAAGcgcgaagaggaagaggaagagcgACGAGAGGTTTCGATTTCTGAAAGTGAAGAACGCCGATCTTCGATCTCGATTTCTGAAGAGAGGCTTCCCGATGGGTTCGCGAGCGGCCGAAGAAAGGGGAGGGAAGGACCGCGAACGCGCCGCAGGTCCGGTGCAGGGCGGCGCACCGCCGGGTCAGGGTGAGAAGTAGGCAAACCTTGTTTTGGGAGGgtgggtggggtggggtgggtgGCGGGGGCGATCTTTTCtgaaagggtttttttttttttggccttctGGCGACAGGGCGAGGCAAACCTGTTCtctgaaagtttttttttttttttttttttttactgttttgggCCACCCGTTGCAGGCTCGCAGCATGCGGCGGCAACCGCGCCGTTCTTAtgagccgaattattcgcgaaccGCGtttaattcacaaataattacttttatttaaaaaaatgtgaattttttcgaatttttagaaataatacgAAAACGGTTATTTTATTCGGCTTTtcaaaaattcacgaataattcacgAGCTTTCGAAATTAAACCAATATTAGTACGAAATGCCTAAAAAATGGAGTCGGGGGCCTCAGACGCAACAAGTAATTTGTGCAGAACGGAGGCGGAGACCTGAAATGGCACACAAAGCTAAGAAAGTGCACACAAAATAAGTGAGGAAAAggacgcgagagagagagagagaaacctagGGAGAGCCCAAGAAGACAAGGTTCTTCTTCCGCGCGGCCGCTGCATCTAGCGCAGAGGCAGCTCCATTACCGAAGCAGAGGAAGCGACGCAGTGCAAGAGTGGAGTCCGGCGCCATCATCCTCCTTTTGTTCTATCTACGGATTGGATTCGTTACAAACTCGATTTCCTATGCGCTAATACCTataaaccatagttagttaattcggattcggcaaaaattcggtacgggtataattcggataaaattcgccttctaatttttaaattcgttgaaaaaaagggctaaaaaacggattcgccaattattcggatacgtgatttatacggatattatatgctcaccaattaaaaattcgggatcaaaaactCGGCtattaaattgttttttttctctcaagatttacactattagcataaatacttatattttttaagaatataagaataaagaactacaaaattaactaattaagtaaaaaaaatagtaaactatattatgcctcaaaataaataaatNCTTTGGGCCACCCATCGCAGGCTCGCAGCATGCGGTGGCAACCGCGTCGTTCTTATGGgtcgaattattcgcgaatcgcgtttaattcatgaataattacttttacctaaaaaaaatgcaactttttttgaatttttggaaaaaatatgaaaacgACTATTTTATTTgacttttcaaaaattcgcgaataatttacGAATAATTCGCGAGCTTTCGGAATTAAACCAATATTAGTACgaaatacctgaaaaatagagTCGGGGGCCTTAGACGCAGCAGTAATTTGTGCAGAACGAAGGCGGAGACCTGAAATGGCATACAGAGCTAAGAAAGTGCACAGA
Coding sequences:
- the LOC109722301 gene encoding uncharacterized protein LOC109722301 isoform X6; this encodes MMAPHSTLALRRFLCSGNGAASALDAAAVRKKNLVFLGSPQVSASVLHKLLAASEDPDSIFQVMLQAIVTQPPAARDRGRKLMPSAVAQLALERGFPRELIFTPERAAEVAFLSNLSALNPELCITAAYGNILPQKFLDIPSCGTVNIHPSLLPQYRGAAPVQRALQDGVTETGVSLAYTVRALDAGPVIAYEKVKVDECIKLTSEESWLSFDEEAKRIHNKVRAFAGWPGTRARVEVVNNVGYHNELEIKIITSGVCSNACNKASDGNEILFSGSALLIPCAGESWLEVLELQLPGKKVMTARDFWNGLRGQKLRKINWKGVTQ